A genomic region of Gemmatimonadota bacterium contains the following coding sequences:
- a CDS encoding cytochrome c, whose protein sequence is MDRMNQSEAARRWARWLGAAVVVAIALPAHVHALTSNGPGDDEVPTFSRDIAPILQANCQECHQPGSIAPMSLLTYDEVRPWAPLIRVRVSERIMPPWHVNPYLGIQEFKNDVSLSEEEIATIVAWVDGGAPEGDPADLPAPATFDTGEEYRMLDVFGPPDLVVKTTPFTVPANGNDQWWRPVVSTGLTEDRWVRAVEVLPAFPAGRTVTHHVLATAVQQHNLGGLLTEWAIGKVGEVYAEGTGKLLQAGSEVEFEIHYYPSGTEVVDDQVSLGIWLYPEGYVPEYETTLRIFNVAPQNTLEIPPHSTVMFQNEFVMRNPVRIQSFQPHMHLRGKGMSMEAIYPNGRKELLSIVDNFQFNWHNNYIYADDAAPLLPTGTVLKFTTWFDNTENHPSNPHPGDFVTWGDRAADEMGHAWVGVTNLTEEEFERLVREREAIQSVAGF, encoded by the coding sequence ATGGACCGGATGAACCAGAGCGAAGCGGCGAGGCGGTGGGCGCGGTGGCTCGGAGCGGCTGTCGTTGTCGCGATTGCCCTTCCCGCACACGTGCATGCCCTAACGAGCAACGGCCCGGGGGACGATGAAGTTCCGACCTTCAGTCGGGACATCGCGCCGATCCTCCAGGCGAATTGCCAGGAGTGCCACCAGCCCGGCTCGATCGCGCCGATGTCGCTTCTCACCTACGATGAGGTGCGCCCCTGGGCGCCCCTGATTCGGGTGCGGGTTTCCGAGCGAATCATGCCGCCCTGGCATGTGAATCCGTATCTCGGGATCCAGGAATTCAAGAACGATGTGTCGCTCTCGGAGGAGGAGATCGCGACGATCGTGGCATGGGTGGACGGGGGAGCTCCAGAGGGCGACCCGGCCGATCTCCCGGCTCCGGCGACCTTCGACACGGGCGAGGAGTATCGGATGCTCGATGTCTTCGGCCCCCCGGACCTCGTCGTGAAGACGACCCCATTCACGGTCCCCGCGAACGGAAATGACCAGTGGTGGAGGCCGGTGGTGTCCACCGGGCTCACGGAGGACCGGTGGGTTCGGGCCGTCGAGGTCCTCCCCGCGTTCCCTGCGGGCCGCACGGTGACGCACCACGTCCTCGCCACCGCGGTACAGCAGCACAACCTGGGCGGCCTCCTGACCGAGTGGGCAATCGGCAAGGTGGGCGAAGTCTACGCCGAAGGGACCGGGAAGCTGCTCCAGGCCGGCTCCGAGGTCGAGTTCGAGATCCACTATTACCCGTCGGGGACCGAGGTCGTGGACGATCAGGTCTCGCTCGGCATCTGGCTCTATCCCGAAGGCTACGTGCCGGAATACGAGACGACGCTGAGGATCTTCAATGTGGCTCCGCAGAACACGCTCGAGATCCCGCCCCACTCGACGGTGATGTTTCAGAACGAGTTCGTGATGCGGAACCCGGTTCGGATCCAGAGCTTCCAGCCGCACATGCACCTGCGGGGGAAGGGGATGTCCATGGAAGCGATCTATCCGAATGGACGGAAGGAGTTGCTGAGCATCGTGGACAACTTCCAGTTCAACTGGCACAACAACTACATCTACGCGGACGATGCGGCGCCGCTGCTCCCCACGGGGACGGTGCTCAAGTTCACGACCTGGTTCGACAACACCGAGAATCACCCTTCGAACCCGCATCCGGGAGACTTCGTGACCTGGGGTGACCGGGCCGCGGACGAGATGGGACATGCCTGGGTCGGTGTGACGAATCTCACGGAGGAAGAGTTCGAACGGCTGGTGAGGGAGAGAGAGGCAATCCAGAGCGTGGCTGGGTTCTAA
- a CDS encoding DUF1328 family protein produces the protein MPGWALTFFILAIVAAILGFSGIAGAAAGIAQLLFYIFLILLVVSFVARALKGRSPV, from the coding sequence ATGCCCGGCTGGGCATTGACATTTTTTATTCTCGCGATCGTGGCTGCGATCTTGGGTTTTTCCGGCATCGCCGGGGCCGCCGCGGGAATAGCGCAGCTCCTGTTCTACATATTTCTCATTCTCCTCGTCGTTTCCTTCGTCGCTCGGGCCTTGAAGGGACGGTCGCCAGTGTAA
- a CDS encoding rhodanese-like domain-containing protein, which translates to MRKVTTDELADMLQKSETWVFNVLAPKEFERGHIPGTENIPIGGSDFLAQARAVVPDEDTPVVVYCAGPECKASARAANALAEAGYMEVYAYEGGMKEWIAAGNEVETGERTVARRSHREGAP; encoded by the coding sequence ATGCGAAAGGTCACGACGGACGAATTGGCGGACATGCTCCAGAAGTCCGAAACCTGGGTGTTCAACGTACTCGCGCCGAAAGAGTTCGAGCGGGGGCACATTCCGGGAACCGAGAACATCCCGATCGGCGGATCAGACTTCCTGGCGCAGGCGAGAGCTGTCGTTCCCGATGAGGATACGCCGGTCGTCGTTTATTGCGCTGGGCCGGAGTGCAAGGCATCCGCGCGCGCGGCCAACGCACTGGCCGAGGCGGGATACATGGAGGTGTACGCATACGAAGGTGGCATGAAGGAGTGGATCGCCGCCGGAAACGAAGTCGAGACGGGAGAACGCACTGTCGCTCGACGATCGCACCGCGAGGGAGCTCCGTAA
- a CDS encoding nucleotidyltransferase family protein — protein sequence MAPAALALLIPDPEEILRSEPTSPGPIQLLIARLCRRDAPDHLALLDIEGLTETSTAQAFLAECARHGVRGLVLKRLLDARSTEPAAESGWAALFEPLPLLRKQATLWELEQDRILTALRSAGTHPIVLKGGALRHMAYDHPLERWMGDLDLLVHAEDMTPLLSTLSTLGYSSEYSAAAREGIEEHHYHHVVTHPNGFIVEAHQGLTRPGAPCALDPVRFFQRATEIHPSGGAPMLVPSPEDMVLHLVSQIEQEGCRRLSRIVDLDRVIAAFTELDWDYLRNRGEAGNLGVALAVSLRLANLLLSTPVPDWAANGRGLPPASRRGTELARPVEHLLFAKSQGVVAAQDLFRFWLLPSWTLRGARLRELAARRADPLEWVWEGKESPEEGEEISNGGLGRLLKMAAYQLWTETAGRFGRASVAGSGTRHFWGQDPEDHTPGGTG from the coding sequence GTGGCCCCCGCCGCGCTGGCCCTCCTCATCCCTGATCCCGAGGAAATTCTGCGCTCAGAACCCACTTCGCCGGGGCCGATTCAGCTATTGATCGCCCGGCTCTGTCGCCGTGACGCGCCGGATCACTTGGCCCTCCTCGACATTGAAGGCCTGACCGAGACCTCGACCGCCCAGGCCTTTCTCGCGGAGTGCGCCCGGCACGGCGTCCGGGGTCTCGTCCTCAAGAGGCTCCTGGACGCCCGCTCGACGGAGCCGGCGGCGGAATCGGGTTGGGCCGCCCTCTTCGAGCCGCTCCCACTCCTCCGGAAGCAGGCCACGCTCTGGGAGCTGGAGCAGGACCGGATCCTCACGGCCCTCCGATCGGCGGGGACTCACCCCATCGTCCTGAAGGGCGGGGCGCTACGGCATATGGCCTACGACCACCCGCTGGAGCGATGGATGGGAGACCTGGACCTCCTGGTCCACGCGGAGGACATGACGCCCCTCCTTTCGACGCTCTCCACGCTGGGTTACTCGAGCGAGTATTCGGCGGCAGCCAGGGAGGGGATCGAGGAGCATCATTACCACCACGTCGTCACCCACCCCAACGGCTTCATCGTCGAGGCGCATCAGGGGCTGACCCGCCCCGGGGCGCCCTGCGCGTTGGACCCCGTCCGCTTCTTCCAACGGGCGACGGAGATCCACCCGTCGGGTGGCGCCCCGATGCTTGTCCCCTCCCCCGAGGACATGGTCCTCCACCTCGTGAGCCAGATCGAACAGGAGGGGTGCAGGCGACTCAGCCGAATCGTGGATCTGGACCGGGTCATCGCGGCGTTCACAGAGCTGGACTGGGACTACCTCCGAAACCGGGGCGAAGCGGGAAACCTGGGCGTCGCGCTCGCGGTCTCTCTCCGCCTCGCGAACCTCCTCCTTTCGACCCCGGTTCCCGACTGGGCCGCGAACGGCCGCGGCCTCCCACCGGCCTCCCGCCGCGGCACCGAGCTCGCGCGTCCCGTGGAACACCTCCTATTTGCGAAGTCCCAGGGTGTGGTCGCAGCCCAAGACTTGTTTCGGTTCTGGCTCCTTCCGTCATGGACATTGCGGGGCGCCAGACTGCGTGAGCTCGCCGCGAGAAGGGCCGATCCACTGGAGTGGGTCTGGGAAGGAAAGGAGTCACCCGAGGAGGGGGAGGAGATCTCTAACGGGGGGCTGGGACGTCTGCTCAAGATGGCCGCGTACCAGCTCTGGACCGAGACCGCCGGGCGCTTCGGGAGAGCTTCCGTGGCCGGTTCGGGTACCCGACACTTTTGGGGCCAAGACCCCGAGGACCACACCCCGGGTGGGACGGGTTGA